The Azospirillum baldaniorum genome window below encodes:
- a CDS encoding DUF2478 domain-containing protein: protein MDRPTITIPTAGPPAAQPSPPSGLNAAASPVPWLKPGVVMHDPSFPVDRLLADFARAVQGRGFAVKGFVQCNHQPGEGAAPHMDLMDLSNGKVIRIDQHAGPRGAGIDIAVDTLRRALHEPTDLVVVGRFVALERAGHALGDAVRDGLLTGFPVLTSVAARCMAKWQSFSGREGTLLPASETALWRWWGPDRLYPDLVHGVVDGEVRRIVVGPRWLMVEGERGTGLAHLSKGGDVLRARAGVYRRRGLRGLAALAHGWDPAERALAVAAINASYNRQDMDALPGDGLDDLARADGRTVLIGAIPGYRDRMPRAQVVESNPRDGEFPMAAAECLLPGCTTAILSAAGLVNRTLPRLLSLACPAQVALTGPATPLTPRLHAYGVGTLAGFVVTDPDGLANAIAQGAKPWAFAPFGRVVHRRGAVSSPMTA from the coding sequence ATGGACCGACCGACCATCACCATCCCAACCGCCGGGCCACCCGCCGCCCAGCCGTCACCGCCTTCGGGTCTCAACGCGGCGGCGTCTCCGGTGCCCTGGCTGAAGCCGGGCGTGGTGATGCACGACCCCTCCTTCCCCGTCGACCGGCTGCTCGCCGATTTCGCCCGAGCCGTGCAGGGACGGGGCTTCGCAGTCAAGGGCTTCGTTCAATGCAACCACCAGCCCGGTGAAGGCGCGGCGCCTCACATGGACCTGATGGATCTGTCGAACGGCAAGGTCATCAGGATCGATCAACACGCCGGTCCCCGCGGCGCCGGGATCGACATCGCGGTCGACACGCTGCGCCGGGCACTGCACGAACCCACCGACCTCGTGGTGGTCGGGCGCTTCGTTGCCCTGGAACGGGCGGGCCATGCGCTGGGCGACGCGGTGCGTGACGGCTTGTTGACCGGATTTCCGGTGCTCACGTCCGTCGCCGCCCGCTGCATGGCGAAATGGCAGAGCTTCTCGGGCCGCGAGGGCACGTTGCTGCCGGCAAGCGAGACGGCGCTGTGGCGCTGGTGGGGGCCGGACCGGCTCTATCCCGATCTGGTCCATGGCGTCGTGGACGGCGAGGTGCGGCGCATCGTCGTCGGGCCGCGCTGGCTGATGGTGGAAGGGGAACGAGGCACCGGGCTGGCCCACCTGTCCAAAGGCGGGGATGTGCTCCGTGCCCGGGCCGGGGTCTATCGGCGGCGGGGCCTGCGCGGCCTCGCGGCGCTGGCGCACGGCTGGGACCCGGCGGAGCGGGCACTGGCGGTGGCCGCCATCAACGCCTCCTACAATCGGCAGGACATGGATGCCCTTCCGGGCGACGGTCTGGATGACTTGGCCAGGGCGGACGGACGCACCGTTCTGATCGGCGCCATTCCCGGCTACCGCGACCGCATGCCCCGCGCGCAGGTCGTCGAAAGCAACCCGCGGGACGGTGAATTCCCCATGGCGGCCGCGGAATGTCTGCTGCCCGGCTGCACGACGGCAATCCTGTCGGCGGCCGGTCTCGTCAACCGCACGCTGCCTCGTCTGCTGTCCTTGGCCTGTCCCGCCCAAGTGGCGCTGACCGGGCCGGCGACGCCCCTGACCCCACGGCTTCACGCCTACGGTGTCGGAACGCTGGCGGGCTTTGTGGTGACCGATCCGGATGGTCTGGCCAACGCGATCGCCCAAGGTGCCAAACCCTGGGCCTTTGCTCCCTTCGGCCGGGTGGTGCATCGCCGCGGTGCGGTGTCCTCACCTATGACGGCGTGA
- a CDS encoding methyl-accepting chemotaxis protein translates to MTGALWSAGLTAAALLAGIALREAGAAGTPALAGTLALAGGGTIASLLFLHQLRRSLTRSILVLEAAARGRLDIRIVGIAESGLPGRLDHAINRLLDLTEAFTKEADAAMERTAEGRYFRHILTDGLVGDFSRHARLINEALVGMERRSADFAGEAAAIGATVRGTARAVATTSAGLEDTARRLTAESALTSERSATVAGAAGEASAHLAGVSAAVEQASAAIRAVAARLCQSAGATDAARRATSDSVAAMQRLSDAAQSIGSVADLIAGVAAQTNLLALNATIEAARAGDAGKGFAVVAEEVKALADATARATHDIGAQAIAMAEAAEQACGRVEAIAAMIHHIDENTAGIAAVTEEQSGVVADIATAIRATAASVDIIAGTVTDLSATAGVTAAAARVVLTAATDLSGRTAAMDSELDAFVVRVCGGDRL, encoded by the coding sequence TTGACTGGCGCCCTCTGGTCCGCCGGGCTGACCGCCGCGGCGCTGCTCGCCGGAATTGCCCTGCGGGAGGCCGGCGCGGCGGGGACCCCGGCACTCGCCGGCACCCTGGCCCTTGCCGGCGGCGGAACGATCGCCAGCCTGCTGTTCCTTCATCAACTCAGGCGCTCGCTCACCCGTTCGATCCTGGTGTTGGAGGCCGCGGCTCGCGGCCGCCTCGACATCCGGATCGTCGGCATTGCCGAGAGCGGCCTGCCGGGACGGCTCGATCACGCAATCAACCGCCTGCTCGACCTCACGGAAGCCTTCACCAAGGAGGCCGACGCCGCCATGGAGCGAACGGCCGAGGGCCGCTATTTCCGCCACATCCTGACGGATGGGCTGGTCGGCGACTTCTCCCGCCACGCCCGTCTCATCAACGAAGCCCTGGTTGGCATGGAGCGGCGAAGCGCCGACTTCGCCGGCGAGGCGGCGGCAATCGGGGCGACCGTACGCGGCACCGCGCGCGCCGTGGCCACCACATCCGCCGGACTGGAGGACACCGCCCGCCGCCTGACTGCGGAATCCGCCCTGACGAGCGAGCGGTCGGCCACGGTCGCCGGAGCGGCGGGCGAGGCCTCGGCACATCTCGCCGGAGTGTCCGCCGCGGTTGAGCAGGCATCAGCGGCCATCCGCGCCGTCGCCGCGCGCCTCTGCCAATCCGCCGGGGCGACCGACGCGGCCCGGCGCGCCACCAGCGACTCCGTTGCCGCCATGCAGCGGCTGAGCGACGCGGCGCAGAGCATCGGCTCCGTTGCCGACCTCATCGCCGGCGTGGCGGCGCAAACCAACCTGCTGGCGCTGAACGCCACCATCGAGGCCGCGCGCGCCGGGGACGCCGGCAAGGGCTTCGCCGTCGTCGCCGAAGAGGTGAAGGCGTTGGCCGACGCGACCGCGCGGGCAACCCACGACATCGGAGCACAGGCCATCGCCATGGCCGAAGCGGCCGAGCAGGCCTGCGGCCGGGTGGAGGCCATCGCCGCCATGATCCACCACATCGACGAGAACACGGCCGGCATCGCCGCGGTCACCGAGGAGCAATCGGGCGTCGTCGCCGACATCGCCACCGCGATCCGCGCCACCGCCGCCAGCGTCGACATCATTGCCGGCACCGTGACCGACCTGTCGGCGACCGCGGGGGTGACCGCCGCCGCGGCGCGTGTCGTTCTGACAGCCGCAACCGACCTGTCGGGCCGGACCGCGGCGATGGACAGCGAACTCGACGCCTTTGTCGTCCGCGTCTGCGGGGGCGACCGGCTGTGA
- a CDS encoding PAS domain-containing protein — translation MAERRFDRDEIIVSKTDPTGRIIYANEVFLRVAGYREREVIGRPHNIIRHPDMPHGVFRLLWQTIRRGRECFAYVLNRAANGDHYWVLAHITPTFGTDGTIISFHSNRRCPRPQAVAKIAALYAELRAAEAGREGPEAAETGYHTLVDRLHRAGVSYDEFVFAL, via the coding sequence ATGGCCGAGCGCCGCTTCGACCGCGACGAGATCATCGTCAGCAAGACCGATCCCACCGGCCGCATCATCTACGCCAACGAGGTCTTCCTGCGCGTCGCCGGCTACCGCGAACGCGAGGTGATCGGCCGCCCGCACAACATCATCCGCCACCCCGACATGCCGCACGGCGTCTTCCGGCTCCTTTGGCAGACGATCCGCAGGGGCAGGGAATGCTTCGCCTATGTGCTGAACCGGGCGGCCAACGGGGACCACTACTGGGTTCTGGCCCACATCACCCCCACCTTCGGCACGGACGGGACGATCATCAGCTTCCATTCCAACCGGCGTTGCCCGCGTCCGCAAGCCGTTGCCAAGATCGCCGCCCTCTACGCCGAGCTGCGCGCGGCCGAGGCCGGCCGCGAGGGACCGGAGGCCGCCGAGACCGGATACCACACCCTTGTCGACCGGCTGCACCGGGCGGGCGTGAGCTATGACGAATTCGTCTTCGCTCTCTGA
- the phnE gene encoding phosphonate ABC transporter, permease protein PhnE has translation MASLAEATQNLNAADLDSVVEDGRRRAGKTLAQVLLTVLLVLGAFAYTGGLSAERYRGAVTTILTLVGESLPPDFSRWSNWGRPLLETLAMSVAGTALGTVAGLALGALAARNTTPRWLHEPVRLLLNTARSIPGLVWGVLFVASVGFGPLPGVFALAGHSTGVLGKLYAEILEHVDPGPGNALRSQGVSPLGVLRFSLWPQIMPRIVDVTLYRWEHNLRAATTLGVVGAGGLGLEVVTAFHLFEYREALALILVMLALVTLINVAGAAIRGHLLHGA, from the coding sequence ATGGCCAGCCTCGCCGAAGCCACCCAAAATCTGAATGCCGCCGATCTGGACTCCGTCGTCGAGGACGGGCGCCGCCGCGCCGGAAAGACCTTGGCGCAGGTGCTCCTGACCGTCCTGCTCGTCCTCGGCGCCTTCGCCTACACCGGGGGCCTGTCGGCGGAGCGCTACCGCGGCGCCGTCACCACCATCCTCACGCTGGTGGGCGAGTCCCTGCCACCCGACTTCTCACGCTGGTCCAACTGGGGCCGTCCGCTGCTGGAGACGCTGGCGATGAGCGTCGCCGGAACGGCGCTGGGGACCGTTGCCGGGCTGGCGCTGGGCGCGCTGGCCGCGCGCAACACCACTCCGCGCTGGCTGCACGAGCCGGTGCGCCTTCTGCTGAACACCGCGCGGTCCATTCCGGGTCTGGTGTGGGGGGTGCTGTTCGTCGCCTCGGTCGGCTTCGGCCCCCTCCCCGGTGTCTTCGCGCTGGCCGGCCATTCCACGGGCGTGCTCGGCAAGCTCTACGCAGAGATCCTGGAGCATGTCGACCCCGGCCCCGGCAACGCGCTGCGCAGCCAGGGCGTCTCGCCGCTGGGCGTCCTGCGCTTCAGCCTGTGGCCACAAATCATGCCGCGGATCGTCGACGTGACGCTCTACCGCTGGGAACACAATCTGCGCGCCGCCACCACGCTCGGCGTGGTCGGCGCCGGCGGGCTGGGGCTGGAGGTGGTGACGGCCTTCCACCTCTTCGAATACCGCGAGGCGCTGGCCCTGATCCTGGTCATGCTGGCCCTGGTGACCCTTATCAACGTCGCAGGCGCTGCCATCCGCGGCCATTTGCTTCACGGTGCCTGA